DNA from Aphis gossypii isolate Hap1 chromosome 3, ASM2018417v2, whole genome shotgun sequence:
atataaataaataaatttatattactaccACCTTACCAGACACTCCTTAAGGCTAaaatagtgtataaaatacaattattttaaaataaagtcaataagtatataatcaaaaattcaaaaagttgGAATTTGAGTAAACTCATGATTAAATAGAAAACTGGGATTGAGCATCATGCTTGGTGAATCGTATGTCCACCAAACACCTAgcacagaatattattttgcggTAATGCCATAATTCACAGTACAGAGTTGAAAATCTAAATCAcggtttaaaaatgaataatttagaagtgtaaattctgattttaaccacaaataaaaaaaaatagatgtgTGATAGGTAGACGATTTACCATCTGTAAAATCTTAAGTCAACGTAAAATTAGGTACATCTTCTTGTAcgcatattgtatatacaataatatatattgtattatactatagtataatatactatataattttttcaaatgtcgaatgaaataatatataaaccgtTACTTATCAATTGTTAACAGTACCTATTGATCACGGATTAACGTgctataaataaagaaaatgttttattgttaaaaattattggtagctattttagttttaatattggaaaattaaatacaataaattatttaaacattaaattttaaagaaacctACGTGTAAATATAGTGTAATGATGACGTGATTGTGTTAAGTTGGTAGGTACTTgtctaataaaatgtttaaataagttGAATAGAATAAgtagtgttataaatatatatggtcAGGaaatctgaattttttttcttcagctaatattaatttaatttacatgaaaattacagacatttttaaatgaaatagagTGCTTAAGCTTTGTGAATTTAGAGACCATTCAAGTACTATAGTTTCAATGTACAGTAAAATCTGTAtctacatttttcattatacgGCCAAAAATATATGCTAAGTTACTAAATACTGTACATCTGTAGTCTGTACTATATAGACTGTACATGAATGTTtgaattaaagaataataattatagtataatcctacttacaatttacatacattttattattacctatattgttttaaaaattatattattttcatttttaagttactaaaataggtatattgtacagTGTACATTTATGTActctatgttataaattaaaaaaaaaaaaacaattaaattaaaataatataagtaccaatacaatttatactcgTCAATGAACACTTTAAGGTCATACAGATATTgagatatgtattattgtattataatacaattataaaatagctaaATTTCTTTCGATGTATCGAATGTCTCTAACAAGTTTGCTGAACTGCGAAGGGTCTAACGAACAAATATGATCCGACCCCTTCATATTTCTGTCCAATGTAATATGTCTTTCAATAATctgaaacaatattaatataatttaaataattaattaataattaataattttgttagaaattaatcgtaatttgtcattattaataattatttataattacaaataaccatatacctacataacaaTTTCTTGGCTAAAAGAAATGTACTTCAACATATTTCGATCTGTCTATAACGGATGCTATTtctaaatacataggtattggtattatagaaataaacattaatatttctcCCGTGTTAGTGGCATGATAGATATGTGATAAGCTGATAACGGACAACACTAACAggaaaactcaaaataaattattttaataataattttaaaatttaacccaTATAGATAAcgctattataaacatttagtgaaaatttcaattatttacactttacagtgattagttttgaagtacaaccatataaaaaaattttaatttaatttttttttaaaaacttggaaaattcttacttttgacctctattatgctgcaccaaggatattctcTTTAatatcggaaaccacccccgaagtttaaatgaagcattatttcgacaaactATGTTATACAcagaaacaaaaacaaaaaaacacacacacatcattgtaaaatcaatacatttatcactttgttcagaatctaaaattcaatagctattcaatattttatttatttctttatgttcctattatctattatctatactatatacttgGTACCTCAGCTTGAATAAAGTAGGAGTCAGTGGCGGTTATAAGGGGGGGGGGCGATAGGCCGATAGGTGGATCACCTCCTCTTGGGAACTTGGTATAGAAATTAGTAGATACACAGTCCATTTAAAGTCTATATATCAaccatgtaaaaaaatttaaataaatattgtattaaaaattatttagatgctcaccacgaaaaaaaaaatgatataaataaaatccgaATACGTGCCTGTGGaccatattaaactataatactgtCTACACTAGTCTAGCGAAAACCATGCTTGTACATAAACATTGTCTAGTAAATATAACGTTTCACGagcaaattaaaattcaaatatctttttactggttttaaatttttaatagtaatgttCTTCTTCTATAGTAGCAGTGCATAGAAacatttctattatttctGAAGTAGTATAATAGACAAATTGGtcaaaaagaaaatgaaatttaatttaataatatttaacttactatacatttttatacaccgctgtttttaattgtttttttttttaaactggcCAGTGGCCACAATCGATTAACCACGAAAGAAAAaacagcataataataataataataataataatgataataataattattatattaattgatttttaattgagGCTCAGTACATCACTGACAGTCAATAGTTTTGCATACCTACTtactttatgttatattaatttgttctataaactatataggtataatattaaaatatacgaagCTGATACTGTTCCAGTGTTCTCGACGTGAAATAAATTCGtaagtaaaagtaatttattaaatgcgaTAGGCTAAAAACAAGAGgcaaaaattacatatagtaGATCCTTACTTTGGCACCGAGTGCTACTGACGCAGCGGTTAGAGAAGAGCCAACTTCGTGGCCAGAGTAACCAATGATTGTGTTCGGGAAAGTCTTGCGAAGCGTCTTGATCATGTTCAAATTGGCCTCTTCTGGTGGTGTCGGGTACGCAGATACGCAGTGTAATAGCGCGAAATGATTATGGTACCGGCTAACTGTCTCAAAAGTAATTCGTATGTCAGCCAGCGTCTGCATGCCGGTAGATATAACCAACGGGACACAAGCCTTGGCCGCCTTTTCCAATAGCATCACGTTCCCAGATTCGCCTGAaccaatttttacaaaaggcACTTTGAGGCTAACGATGAAATCAAATGAATACTGTAAAAAAACGAATGAAACCTAATGTGGAATGAGTGATGCTGATGAACAAGACATCACCTCACCCAGTCACCCCACCCTAAAATGTTGTACGATATGtttgaagtataaaaagtatataaatacaaacaacttaacttttttgaaaaaaatcctaCGTCAATGGCACTCAATGTatgcatatataattaatagccaATACCCAATAGGTAgttactataataggtatttatttgaatttgtacTGCGATTAGATACATAAGGCATTTAAAGTATAGCTTTAGTAGAATTaagattaattgtaaaaatttgagtgtaaaaactatcaaaaaataaaaaattgtaatataatataaataaatgctgTTAAACTGTTGTAGCTGATTTACCGGGTCCATTGCTGATGCAGTGAAATGAATACCGACTTTTTTTACAGCGTATCTTCTAAGTTCTTTGTATTGTTCTTCGGTGAACTCTAAAAAGTGTTTGTGTTCACCGTATGTCGTACCGAAAgaatttttactattgtacAGTCGATTCCTGGCCAATGAcgtaaatttttcatttatgcaacttttttgaaattttacacAGTCTGCTCCACATTTCTTAAACAATTCAAACCATATgatttatacataacaatacGCATatcataatctaaaaaatgtacatactataatattttataaattatatagggcaccatattatatatagtatatatagattaGATATTTACTTTAGCCAATTTGATCAATTTTTTAGCCATCATTATATCACCTTGATGATTTTGTCCTATTTCAGCAATTATATAACAAGGGCTTTTAAAATTGATGGGCCTTCCCAGATCAATTTCAGGTATATATCCGATATATTCTGGTATTGGATCATCAAACGGCATATAATGCGTATAATGTTGcagtctaaaattattataaaataaattataataaatataataattaaagtacaaCCGTaaataaagtacataatatacttttttataagtatttattcgttatatttatgattttttactttatttttctctCAAGACCTCAAAACAAGTAGAAAGAATTTTAGGGaaaaatgatgtataatataaagtagtaGTATttctagtatatttttagataatttggACCATACGTAAGAACaccaacatataatatgtgtaactttaaaaatatcatacccATCAAAATCGGAAACAAAAATCGGATCGTCTTCATCAACTTCAGATAATAACTGTCGACCGATTACTACTGGAAAGTAAAATCCACACATGCTCTGCGTGTCACTgactttaattttcatatcttCTGCTTTTAATATGGATCCACGCTCTAAATTGTTTGCAGCTACGatacttttgaataattttttgaaacatgGCAGTTCAGATGGGGAGAGTTTGTCTTTTTTCCCTGTTCCTAGGGCAATTTCAACTGTTCTAATATTGGTAACCATGGTACGGAAGTCACGAGTGGAGATTGACATCGCGTGATCGTATCCGATAGATTTATCGTCCAACGTAAACTTACAAGATATCGCCTATaccaatcattaaaatataataataaaaatgaatgttgtaaaatctatttaaatattaatattaacataatataatagtatagctatatatataacaataaatatagctatttatatttcataaagttattgcacttataaaatattatacattcacaaattgttttgtttttattatcattacaaagacaatacaattttaaattatttctcataaaaatgttatgataaaatgtcaaatacttttaaataaataacgttgATCAAATTTCTatgattttattcaattatttcactCCAGAGCTAATCGTTAGCCATTGGGTAATTCTCAGGaacttttatacttaattaaaaaaaccaatacgaaaattgaaatttaatcaatttaaaacaataaaaatattagtaggtatcATATAACGAGTTGTAAAAAATCCATAAGTTATGTGATCAATGCGAAATTTAACcaaattatctaaatacatagttataatagtGAAACCTGttaaacagtaatataattattaactaataatatattattatacattgatatcatacatttttttatatctcattattattacgttttgaGCAGAAAACTCACTTCAATCTCAATAATGAGGGTAGTTTCTGTTAACAAAtctaatcaatatattttatataaaatagtgtgGAAAAGGGACATTTACACAATACCGGTTATTAtcgccataatatattattattttttttgttttgtaaattaaacaaaataatacgcctcatttactttttaactaactatttttaactaaaataattaagtatatatttatagcatattaccatattattatacttttaaaacatttaacttcttaataattttaaacttggttatttaatatcaataataatatattacttttattccaATAGCAATAACCACTTCAGGAAGACACGTGCTTATTTCTTGAAATTCCCAAAACTGAAGTTCATGTTTGGGAAATTTCTGTTGTATTTTTTCGACCAGATCGACAGTTTCATACGATTTACGGTCTTCGGAAGTATCCTTTTCTGGAATCGAAGGAAACGCTAGTTGCAAATCATTACTAATTTCGTCTtcgtcattatttatattcttaaattgttGTATAGGAGAAATTTGACGAAttgaattctaaaataaataaaagtatatcatttatatgcagtgaattaatatataatgagcATTTTCCAATTCGACTAACCACTAACGATTTGGTCGTGAAAACG
Protein-coding regions in this window:
- the LOC126550715 gene encoding sialic acid synthase-like, coding for MKNIGKNSRAYVIANLSTNHEGNPTLACELIEAACKCGADYVLMELDEHTNPFSCEDIKNFHKLAQDNGAVFTTKSLVNSIRQISPIQQFKNINNDEDEISNDLQLAFPSIPEKDTSEDRKSYETVDLVEKIQQKFPKHELQFWEFQEISTCLPEVVIAIGIKAISCKFTLDDKSIGYDHAMSISTRDFRTMVTNIRTVEIALGTGKKDKLSPSELPCFKKLFKSIVAANNLERGSILKAEDMKIKVSDTQSMCGFYFPVVIGRQLLSEVDEDDPIFVSDFDGLQHYTHYMPFDDPIPEYIGYIPEIDLGRPINFKSPCYIIAEIGQNHQGDIMMAKKLIKLAKKCGADCVKFQKSCINEKFTSLARNRLYNSKNSFGTTYGEHKHFLEFTEEQYKELRRYAVKKVGIHFTASAMDPYSFDFIVSLKVPFVKIGSGESGNVMLLEKAAKACVPLVISTGMQTLADIRITFETVSRYHNHFALLHCVSAYPTPPEEANLNMIKTLRKTFPNTIIGYSGHEVGSSLTAASVALGAKIIERHITLDRNMKGSDHICSLDPSQFSKLVRDIRYIERNLAIL